A portion of the Candidatus Dadabacteria bacterium genome contains these proteins:
- the dnaJ gene encoding molecular chaperone DnaJ, which translates to MAKDYYEILGVERNASPEDIKSSYKDLAFRYHPDRNPGDKDAEEKFKEINEAYQVLNDREKRARYDSFGHMSGDGMGGFSGFGDLFGDLFDDVFTGGMGRRGRVRQGESLRYDLEVDFDEAAFGTQKEIKVRKRKLCDDCSGSGAAVGGESICDRCGGRGSVAFSQGPFSISQGCPSCGGSGKVITNPCVSCRGSGLSYTEKMVQVNIPAGISSGMRLVIRGEGEPGARGGPPGDLYIQVMVREHPIFTREGNDIVCEFPVSFTQASLGDEVEVPILKGTTKMKIPAGTQPGQAFRLRGKGLVDVESGSLGDQYVVVKVIIPQKLTKKQKEILMEFAGSYKKEKEPLIEKYFNKIRDLIH; encoded by the coding sequence ATGGCTAAGGATTACTACGAAATACTAGGCGTTGAAAGAAACGCTTCCCCTGAAGACATAAAGAGTTCCTACAAGGACCTTGCCTTCAGGTATCACCCTGACCGCAATCCCGGGGACAAGGATGCCGAAGAGAAGTTCAAGGAAATAAACGAGGCCTACCAAGTGCTTAACGATAGGGAAAAAAGGGCCCGTTATGACAGTTTTGGCCATATGTCGGGTGATGGAATGGGCGGTTTCTCCGGATTCGGAGACCTTTTTGGTGATCTCTTCGACGATGTTTTCACTGGAGGTATGGGCAGGAGGGGCAGGGTCCGGCAAGGGGAGAGTCTTCGATATGATCTTGAAGTGGATTTTGACGAAGCTGCGTTCGGAACACAGAAAGAAATAAAGGTCAGGAAAAGAAAACTCTGTGATGACTGCTCGGGTTCCGGGGCCGCAGTCGGGGGAGAATCGATTTGTGACCGTTGCGGAGGCAGGGGGTCGGTTGCTTTCTCCCAGGGTCCGTTTTCAATAAGTCAGGGATGTCCTTCGTGCGGGGGAAGCGGGAAGGTTATAACGAATCCCTGCGTGAGCTGCAGGGGGTCCGGGCTTTCGTACACCGAAAAGATGGTACAGGTCAACATACCCGCCGGAATCTCCAGTGGAATGAGGCTTGTGATAAGGGGAGAGGGGGAACCCGGGGCACGAGGAGGTCCTCCGGGAGATCTCTACATACAGGTAATGGTGCGAGAACACCCTATTTTCACGCGGGAGGGAAATGACATCGTATGTGAGTTTCCTGTAAGTTTCACCCAGGCATCTCTTGGAGACGAGGTGGAAGTCCCGATTCTAAAGGGCACTACCAAAATGAAAATTCCGGCCGGAACCCAGCCGGGGCAGGCTTTCAGGCTTAGAGGAAAAGGACTCGTGGATGTGGAATCCGGGAGCCTTGGCGATCAGTATGTCGTGGTAAAAGTGATAATACCTCAAAAGCTTACCAAAAAACAAAAAGAGATTTTAATGGAGTTTGCCGGAAGCTACAAGAAAGAAAAAGAACCTTTGATCGAAAAATACTTCAATAAAATAAGAGACTTAATTCACTAA
- the thrC gene encoding threonine synthase, whose amino-acid sequence MGFVESLKCKECSDFYPKEPKYVCETCFGPLEAVYNYDEIKKHISREKIASRPQNIWRYKELLPIDSEPSLGTQVGYTPLVRAKNLAKELGVSEIYVKNDAVCYPTLSFKDRVVSVALSKAREFGFDTTGCASTGNLANSVSAISASGNLKSIILIPYDLEQSKILNTIVYGANLIGVKGGYDEVNKLCSEIASKYNWAFVNINMRPYYSEGSKSYAFEVMEQLGWKAPKHIVVPMASGSLLTKVWKAIKEFELLGIVEPEGSKIYGAQATGCSPISTAFKNDWEMFKPVKPDTIAKSLAIGTPADGYYAMNIIRESGGAAEDVSDAEIVDAIKLLARTEGIYTETAGGVTLGVTKKLIEQEKIPRDEPIVVSITGNGLKTQDAVEGTLGKPVVIRPSLEDFEELYNSKKL is encoded by the coding sequence ATGGGTTTCGTAGAATCTCTCAAATGCAAGGAATGCAGTGATTTTTATCCCAAGGAACCGAAGTATGTTTGTGAGACGTGTTTCGGTCCTCTGGAAGCCGTGTACAACTACGACGAGATAAAAAAACATATTTCAAGAGAAAAAATAGCTTCCCGTCCGCAGAACATATGGAGATACAAGGAGCTTCTTCCGATTGACTCAGAACCCTCCCTCGGAACCCAGGTGGGATATACTCCGCTTGTGCGGGCAAAAAACCTTGCAAAAGAGCTCGGGGTTTCGGAGATCTACGTGAAAAACGACGCGGTCTGTTACCCCACCCTCTCTTTTAAGGACAGGGTTGTATCCGTAGCGCTCTCAAAAGCAAGAGAGTTCGGATTCGATACGACCGGCTGCGCATCCACGGGAAACCTGGCAAACTCCGTATCAGCGATTTCCGCTTCCGGGAATCTGAAAAGCATCATACTTATTCCCTATGACCTTGAACAGTCGAAAATACTCAACACCATAGTCTATGGAGCGAATCTCATAGGTGTAAAAGGCGGTTACGACGAGGTAAACAAGCTCTGCAGCGAAATTGCCAGCAAATACAACTGGGCCTTTGTGAACATAAACATGAGGCCTTACTACTCCGAAGGTTCCAAGTCATACGCGTTCGAGGTGATGGAGCAGCTCGGATGGAAAGCCCCAAAGCACATAGTGGTCCCTATGGCAAGCGGTTCTCTTCTCACCAAGGTCTGGAAAGCCATAAAGGAGTTTGAGTTGCTCGGGATCGTTGAGCCTGAGGGTTCAAAAATATACGGCGCTCAGGCAACGGGATGTTCACCCATATCGACCGCGTTTAAGAACGACTGGGAGATGTTCAAGCCCGTAAAACCGGATACTATAGCGAAATCCCTTGCTATTGGTACTCCGGCCGACGGTTACTATGCGATGAACATAATAAGGGAAAGCGGCGGAGCGGCTGAAGACGTAAGCGATGCCGAAATAGTGGACGCGATAAAACTTCTTGCAAGAACCGAAGGCATTTACACCGAAACCGCCGGTGGAGTAACGCTTGGAGTAACGAAAAAGCTTATAGAGCAAGAAAAAATCCCTCGCGACGAGCCCATCGTGGTATCGATAACGGGAAACGGTCTTAAGACCCAGGATGCCGTCGAGGGAACTCTTGGAAAGCCCGTGGTGATAAGACCTTCCCTCGAGGACTTCGAAGAGCTATACAACAGTAAAAAACTCTAG
- the metH gene encoding methionine synthase: MNTEYKDIKISARLEALSKKKIVFLDGAMGTMIQRHDLEEEDFRGDLFSDHPVDLKGNNDLLSLTRPDVIYEIHREYFKAGCDIVETNTFSSTSIAQADYGLERWVRALNVESAKLAKKAASDFMEKNPGRACFVAGALGPTNKTASMSPDVNDPSYRAVSFDELVEAYREQTEALVEGGVDILLPETTFDTLNLKAAIYAIESFFDSRGGERIPVMISVTITDRSGRTLSGQTVEAFWNSVRHAKPFSVGINCALGAEEMRPYIEELSQIADCRISCYPNAGLPNPLSETGYDETPEITSTLLLDFAESGFVNIVGGCCGTTPEHIEMVVEKLIDVTPREIPVRKDVTRLSGLEPLTITSDPDGPFIMVGERSNVTGSPKFARLIKEEDYEGAVSIALQQVENGANIIDVNFDEGLLDSEACMKRFLNLIASEPEVTKVPVMIDSSKWSVIEQGLKCIQGKCIVNSISLKEGEEVFCEQAKAAMRYGASVVVMAFDEEGQAASKEDKVEICKRAYRILTEKVGMDPCDIIFDPNILTVGTGIEEHNSYAVNFIEAVREIKKSCPKALTSGGVSNISFSFRGNNVVREAMHSAFLYHAVKAGLDMGIVNAGMLTVYDDIEPELLEKVEDVLLNRRPDATERLVEYAKHFEGVKSGSAEKDTKQWRELGVEKRLEHSLVNGIADFIEDDTEEARVKYGAPLDVIEGPLMDGMKVVGDLFGDGKMFLPQVVKSARVMKRAVAHLQPFMEEEKKGSGGGKGKFVIATVKGDVHDIGKNIVSVVLGCNNYEVIDLGVMVPCEKILNVAKEHRADFIGLSGLITPSLDEMVYNAKEMEREGFSIPLLIGGATTSRAHTAIKIAPGYSGIVDHVADASLVVGACNEMLDPEKAQLYMEKLKKSNLEQKRRFEKARSQTEYASIEEAREKAFPTDWDNIAIECPGRLGVFVFDSISLEEVAGYIDWSPFFWAWELKGVFPKILEHPERGSQAKKLYQDGQTLLKRIILEKVFTPRAVVGIFRANSTGDDVEIYGEEKRCCNHHSNAEEKRLLAVFHFLRQQEMRSKEGHYYCLSDFIAPSVSRREDYMGGFVVTAGEGVEQFSEDFKRKGDDYNSIMTSVLGDRIAEALAEMIHKKVRDLWGYGKDEKLSSEDLINEKYRGIRPAPGYPSCPDHTEKKILWNLLEAEKHTGVSLTESFAMTPPSSVSGFYMAHPESRYFFLGKILKDQVLDYAKRKRIALEEAEKWLRPNLGY, from the coding sequence ATGAATACGGAATATAAGGACATAAAAATCTCCGCGCGACTCGAGGCTCTTTCGAAAAAGAAGATAGTTTTCCTCGACGGCGCCATGGGCACGATGATCCAAAGGCACGACCTCGAAGAAGAGGACTTCAGGGGAGATCTGTTCTCTGATCATCCTGTGGATCTAAAGGGGAATAACGACCTGCTTTCCCTCACTAGACCCGATGTTATATATGAAATCCACAGAGAATACTTTAAGGCCGGCTGCGACATAGTTGAGACCAACACTTTTAGCTCAACCTCAATAGCTCAGGCCGATTACGGCCTTGAGAGGTGGGTGAGAGCCCTTAATGTCGAGTCGGCGAAACTCGCAAAGAAGGCAGCTTCTGACTTTATGGAGAAAAACCCTGGGAGGGCTTGCTTTGTTGCCGGAGCGCTGGGTCCGACCAATAAGACAGCGTCAATGTCCCCTGACGTCAATGATCCTTCGTACAGGGCGGTTTCTTTTGACGAACTGGTTGAGGCTTACCGCGAGCAGACGGAAGCCCTTGTCGAGGGAGGGGTGGATATACTTCTGCCTGAGACCACTTTTGACACCCTGAATTTGAAAGCGGCCATATACGCTATTGAGAGCTTTTTCGATTCGCGTGGAGGAGAAAGGATTCCGGTCATGATCTCCGTTACCATAACGGATCGATCCGGGCGCACTCTTTCGGGACAGACTGTGGAGGCTTTCTGGAACTCCGTTCGCCACGCAAAACCTTTCAGCGTCGGTATAAACTGCGCGTTGGGAGCTGAGGAAATGCGTCCTTACATAGAGGAGCTCTCACAAATAGCCGACTGCCGCATAAGCTGCTATCCGAATGCCGGACTTCCCAACCCGCTGAGCGAGACGGGGTACGACGAAACGCCGGAGATCACCTCTACTCTTCTTCTGGACTTTGCGGAAAGCGGTTTTGTCAACATAGTGGGCGGATGCTGCGGCACCACTCCCGAGCACATAGAAATGGTGGTTGAAAAACTAATAGATGTCACGCCAAGAGAAATCCCGGTTCGCAAAGACGTAACCAGGCTAAGCGGCCTTGAACCCCTCACCATAACCTCTGATCCCGATGGACCTTTCATAATGGTTGGGGAGAGGAGCAATGTTACGGGTTCTCCAAAGTTCGCAAGACTCATAAAGGAAGAAGACTATGAAGGAGCTGTTTCAATAGCCCTTCAACAGGTGGAGAACGGGGCAAACATAATAGACGTTAATTTCGATGAAGGGCTTCTTGACTCTGAAGCCTGCATGAAGCGTTTCCTCAACCTTATCGCTTCGGAACCCGAGGTGACCAAGGTTCCAGTGATGATAGACAGCTCCAAGTGGTCCGTTATTGAGCAGGGACTTAAATGTATTCAGGGCAAGTGCATCGTGAATTCCATAAGTCTTAAGGAAGGCGAGGAAGTGTTCTGTGAACAGGCAAAAGCGGCAATGCGCTACGGCGCTTCAGTCGTGGTAATGGCTTTTGACGAAGAAGGCCAGGCGGCCTCGAAAGAGGACAAAGTGGAAATCTGCAAAAGGGCCTACCGCATATTAACTGAAAAAGTAGGCATGGACCCCTGCGACATAATCTTTGACCCGAACATACTTACTGTCGGAACCGGGATCGAAGAACACAATTCCTACGCCGTGAATTTCATCGAGGCCGTCAGGGAGATAAAAAAGTCCTGTCCCAAAGCGCTCACAAGCGGCGGAGTAAGCAACATATCCTTCTCCTTCAGGGGAAACAACGTAGTGCGTGAAGCTATGCACAGTGCGTTTCTTTACCACGCCGTAAAAGCCGGGCTTGACATGGGAATAGTAAACGCTGGAATGCTGACTGTTTACGACGACATTGAACCCGAACTTCTCGAAAAAGTGGAAGACGTACTTCTTAACCGTCGCCCCGACGCCACGGAGCGGCTTGTTGAATACGCAAAACATTTTGAGGGGGTAAAGTCCGGGAGCGCGGAGAAGGATACCAAGCAATGGAGAGAGCTCGGGGTTGAAAAACGTCTTGAGCACTCCCTTGTAAACGGCATAGCGGACTTCATCGAGGATGACACGGAAGAAGCAAGGGTTAAGTACGGGGCCCCGCTTGATGTTATCGAGGGGCCTCTTATGGATGGCATGAAAGTGGTCGGAGATCTTTTCGGCGACGGCAAAATGTTCCTTCCCCAAGTGGTGAAAAGCGCCAGAGTCATGAAAAGAGCCGTTGCGCACCTTCAGCCTTTTATGGAAGAGGAAAAAAAAGGAAGCGGGGGAGGCAAGGGGAAATTCGTTATAGCGACGGTAAAGGGAGACGTCCACGATATAGGAAAAAACATAGTGTCTGTGGTTCTTGGCTGTAACAACTACGAAGTGATAGACCTCGGGGTAATGGTTCCCTGCGAGAAAATACTCAACGTTGCAAAAGAGCATCGCGCGGATTTCATAGGATTAAGCGGACTGATTACACCTTCTCTTGACGAAATGGTGTATAACGCGAAAGAGATGGAACGGGAAGGGTTTTCCATACCCCTTCTTATTGGCGGGGCGACCACAAGCAGGGCTCATACCGCGATAAAAATAGCTCCGGGATACAGCGGCATAGTCGATCACGTAGCTGATGCTTCGCTCGTGGTAGGTGCCTGCAACGAGATGCTGGATCCGGAAAAAGCCCAGCTTTACATGGAGAAACTGAAAAAAAGCAACTTGGAGCAGAAGCGGCGTTTTGAGAAAGCCCGCAGCCAGACGGAATATGCTTCCATAGAAGAGGCCAGGGAAAAGGCGTTCCCGACCGACTGGGATAATATTGCGATAGAGTGCCCCGGGCGGCTTGGAGTTTTTGTCTTCGACAGCATCTCTCTTGAAGAAGTCGCCGGTTACATCGACTGGTCTCCTTTTTTCTGGGCGTGGGAGCTTAAAGGGGTTTTCCCGAAAATACTTGAGCACCCCGAAAGAGGAAGTCAGGCGAAAAAACTATACCAGGACGGTCAGACGCTCCTTAAGCGGATAATCTTGGAGAAAGTTTTCACCCCCCGCGCTGTTGTCGGAATCTTCCGCGCAAACAGCACGGGAGACGACGTTGAAATCTACGGAGAGGAAAAACGTTGCTGTAATCATCATAGTAACGCAGAGGAAAAACGGCTTCTGGCCGTATTCCATTTCTTAAGGCAGCAGGAGATGCGTTCTAAAGAGGGTCACTATTACTGTCTTTCAGATTTTATAGCGCCGAGTGTCTCGCGCAGAGAAGATTACATGGGGGGATTTGTGGTGACTGCAGGGGAGGGGGTTGAGCAGTTCTCCGAGGATTTTAAGCGAAAAGGGGATGATTACAATTCGATTATGACAAGCGTGCTGGGGGACAGGATAGCCGAAGCTCTTGCCGAGATGATTCATAAAAAAGTAAGGGATCTCTGGGGATACGGAAAAGATGAAAAGCTCAGTTCCGAAGACCTGATAAATGAAAAATACAGAGGCATAAGGCCTGCTCCCGGCTACCCTTCATGTCCGGACCACACGGAAAAAAAGATTCTCTGGAATCTTCTCGAGGCGGAGAAACACACGGGTGTATCGCTTACTGAGAGCTTCGCTATGACTCCGCCAAGTTCGGTTTCAGGGTTCTACATGGCCCATCCCGAATCGAGATATTTCTTTCTTGGTAAAATACTCAAAGACCAGGTTCTGGATTACGCGAAAAGAAAAAGAATCGCTCTTGAAGAAGCGGAGAAGTGGCTCCGACCGAATCTCGGGTACTGA
- a CDS encoding integration host factor subunit beta produces the protein MKKSDIEKELSRRFDLNSVESRKVLDAIINAMTEMLRDGERIEIRHFGSFFTKNYEPYEGRNPRTGEKIYIGEKTLPLFRVSSWLAPKLTEKNSDE, from the coding sequence ATGAAAAAATCGGATATTGAAAAGGAGCTTTCGCGGAGATTCGACCTTAATTCCGTAGAATCCAGAAAGGTTCTGGACGCCATAATTAACGCCATGACCGAGATGCTTCGCGATGGGGAAAGAATAGAGATAAGACATTTCGGAAGTTTCTTTACAAAAAATTACGAGCCTTATGAGGGAAGAAATCCCAGAACAGGCGAAAAAATATACATCGGCGAAAAAACCCTTCCACTGTTTAGGGTAAGTAGCTGGCTTGCCCCGAAACTTACGGAAAAAAACAGTGATGAATGA
- a CDS encoding PIN domain-containing protein, whose product MSVPVFVDTNILIYQQDISDPVKQLRADDWITFLARGRWARISFQVLQELYATLTRKLEPQFDPSEAQEIVRELAVWQPLAADLSILERSWLLQQRYSLSWWDALIVASAQACECMVLLTEDLQHGQVLGSLRVINPFMSPDQAPVEILKALEK is encoded by the coding sequence ATGAGCGTTCCAGTTTTCGTTGACACCAATATTCTCATTTACCAACAGGACATCTCAGACCCGGTCAAACAGCTTCGTGCCGATGACTGGATCACTTTTCTTGCGCGTGGCCGATGGGCGCGAATAAGTTTTCAGGTCTTGCAGGAGCTTTACGCAACACTTACACGCAAGCTGGAACCGCAGTTTGATCCGTCGGAAGCGCAGGAGATCGTCCGCGAACTCGCAGTATGGCAACCTTTAGCTGCTGACCTCTCTATTCTTGAAAGATCCTGGCTCCTTCAACAACGTTATTCTCTTTCCTGGTGGGACGCCCTCATCGTCGCCTCCGCACAAGCTTGCGAGTGCATGGTACTACTTACAGAAGACCTTCAGCATGGACAGGTCCTCGGCAGTCTCCGGGTAATTAATCCCTTCATGTCTCCAGATCAGGCCCCGGTAGAAATATTGAAAGCCCTGGAGAAGTGA
- the grpE gene encoding nucleotide exchange factor GrpE, producing the protein MSENTAAGIEKNKKNGAEDSEEPGISGAEVREEETEEDTSAELEALREKYLRLSADFDNYKKRLAREKQEILDFGNMHKLKELLFVLDNIERAIELSEESHGEKTDFVAFLDGIKLVHAQFLAGLENFGVTGIDSGEGTVFDPSYHEAVYKEHSETYESGTIISEVQKGYLLNGRLLRPSMVSVSQGPEKTPEKDSEEEAD; encoded by the coding sequence CAGCAGGCATTGAAAAGAACAAGAAAAACGGTGCGGAAGACTCAGAAGAGCCTGGAATCTCCGGTGCTGAGGTGCGGGAGGAAGAAACCGAAGAAGATACTTCCGCCGAGCTTGAAGCCCTGAGGGAGAAATATCTGAGACTTTCAGCGGATTTTGATAACTATAAAAAAAGGCTCGCGAGGGAAAAGCAGGAAATACTTGATTTCGGAAACATGCACAAGTTGAAGGAACTGCTTTTCGTTCTCGATAATATTGAAAGAGCCATCGAACTTTCTGAAGAATCACATGGCGAAAAAACGGACTTCGTAGCTTTTCTTGACGGAATAAAGCTTGTTCATGCGCAATTTCTTGCGGGTCTTGAAAACTTCGGCGTTACTGGAATAGATTCGGGCGAGGGAACTGTTTTCGACCCCAGTTACCACGAAGCCGTTTACAAGGAGCACTCGGAAACTTACGAAAGCGGGACTATAATCTCGGAGGTTCAGAAAGGTTACCTTCTAAACGGAAGATTGCTTCGACCCTCGATGGTATCGGTGTCCCAAGGTCCGGAGAAAACCCCTGAAAAAGATTCTGAAGAAGAAGCTGACTAA
- the def gene encoding peptide deformylase, producing MPLLDILVYPAPELKRKSLPVEELGEDLERLLDDMTETLRDADGVGLAAPQVGRNIRALVVDVPLPESEEREFYELINPEIVSSRGFQVGEEGCLSVPGFFADIRRKNHVRVSALNRKGERFTVDAEGMLSRVLQHEIDHLDGILFFDRLRRLKRDLLVKRINQRFVSAQD from the coding sequence ATGCCTTTGCTTGATATCCTTGTTTATCCCGCCCCTGAGTTAAAGAGAAAATCCCTGCCCGTGGAGGAGCTAGGTGAGGACCTTGAACGTCTTTTGGATGATATGACGGAGACGCTCCGCGATGCGGATGGCGTCGGACTTGCGGCTCCACAGGTCGGCAGGAATATCCGGGCCCTGGTGGTTGATGTACCTTTGCCTGAAAGTGAAGAAAGGGAGTTCTACGAGCTTATAAATCCCGAGATTGTCTCCTCTCGAGGGTTCCAGGTGGGAGAGGAAGGTTGTCTCAGCGTGCCCGGATTTTTTGCGGATATAAGAAGAAAAAACCACGTTCGTGTATCCGCCCTCAATAGAAAAGGGGAGCGTTTTACGGTTGATGCGGAAGGAATGTTGTCAAGGGTGCTTCAGCATGAAATTGACCATCTTGATGGTATATTGTTTTTTGACAGGCTAAGACGACTTAAAAGAGATCTTCTTGTAAAACGGATCAACCAGCGGTTCGTCTCCGCACAGGATTAA
- a CDS encoding pyridoxal phosphate-dependent aminotransferase: MISDLVKNIEPFYVMDILERAKRLEDEGRDVIHFEVGEPDFNTPDEICSTAVKWIEKGYTKYTSSLGIDELRQSVAEDYSRTYGIEVGYERVIITIGSSPALLLAMLTVLNPGDEILITDPHYACYPQIISVARGVAKKIPVYERDGYQVDPGEIRKNIGKKTKAILVNSPANPTGAVMDREVLRELSEMGLFVISDEIYHGLVYGARVNSILEFTDNAIAINGFAKFYSMTGWRLGYMIVPKDLVRYVQKLQQNLFISAGSFVQKAGVAAIEEVKRGGGSEAMVTEFDRRRKEMIEGLSSVGFDISVEPKGAFYVFVNSSRWSRDSWSLAFDILENCHVGITPGIDFSDRGRDYLRFSYTTSVDSIREGIRRLGEFLG, from the coding sequence ATGATTTCAGATTTGGTTAAAAACATAGAACCTTTCTACGTAATGGACATCCTCGAGAGGGCAAAGCGCCTTGAGGATGAAGGTCGAGACGTGATACATTTCGAGGTTGGAGAACCTGATTTCAATACTCCCGATGAAATATGTTCTACTGCCGTGAAATGGATAGAAAAGGGTTACACCAAGTACACAAGCAGTCTTGGGATTGATGAGCTCCGCCAGAGCGTCGCGGAGGATTACAGCCGTACTTATGGAATAGAGGTGGGGTATGAAAGGGTAATAATAACTATAGGCAGTTCCCCGGCGCTCTTGCTGGCAATGTTGACAGTTCTTAACCCCGGGGATGAAATATTGATAACGGACCCGCATTACGCGTGTTATCCGCAGATAATAAGCGTTGCGAGAGGAGTCGCAAAGAAAATACCTGTTTACGAAAGGGACGGTTACCAGGTTGACCCTGGGGAAATCAGAAAGAATATCGGCAAAAAGACAAAAGCTATTCTGGTAAATTCTCCCGCGAATCCCACCGGGGCGGTTATGGACAGAGAAGTTCTCCGGGAACTGTCCGAGATGGGTCTTTTTGTGATTTCAGATGAAATCTACCACGGTCTTGTCTATGGCGCGCGCGTTAACTCCATTCTGGAATTCACTGACAACGCCATAGCAATAAACGGCTTCGCTAAATTCTACTCCATGACAGGTTGGCGTCTTGGTTACATGATAGTTCCAAAAGATCTTGTAAGGTACGTGCAGAAGCTTCAGCAGAATCTCTTTATTTCCGCCGGATCGTTTGTTCAGAAAGCAGGAGTCGCCGCTATTGAGGAAGTGAAGAGGGGTGGGGGAAGCGAGGCAATGGTGACTGAGTTTGACAGAAGAAGGAAGGAGATGATAGAAGGGCTTTCCTCGGTTGGGTTTGATATTTCGGTTGAACCCAAGGGGGCGTTCTACGTTTTCGTGAATTCCTCTCGATGGAGCCGAGATTCCTGGAGCCTCGCATTTGATATTCTTGAGAACTGCCACGTGGGTATAACTCCCGGAATAGATTTCAGCGACAGGGGAAGGGATTATCTCAGGTTTTCCTACACGACGTCGGTTGACTCCATACGGGAGGGAATAAGGAGGCTGGGTGAATTTCTGGGTTAA
- a CDS encoding MBL fold metallo-hydrolase, giving the protein MNVISEDGFSIHGFKVGDSDSNYNYLVACEETGQCVVIDPLDPITLLEIIRKRDYKVKYVLNTHAHPDHIHGNNPIIKVFLSSKILIHPTALDYVAPRSEGIEEGDEIGFGKQRLQVIHTPGHCPEHVSFVVGNNIFLGDTVFVSGCGNVKFRGKVEDLYETFAFKLSGLPDSLRMFCGHDYAETNLRFALELAPENKAAQKKLKEIPEDKFPRSTLGEERTYNPFMRTSDPRILDSLREKDPSLGSDPMAIFIKLRELRNIW; this is encoded by the coding sequence ATGAACGTAATTAGCGAGGACGGATTCTCAATACATGGCTTCAAAGTCGGTGATAGCGACAGCAACTACAATTATCTGGTGGCGTGCGAGGAAACCGGGCAATGCGTGGTAATAGACCCTCTTGATCCGATCACTCTTCTTGAAATCATAAGAAAGAGAGATTACAAGGTTAAATACGTCCTGAATACCCACGCGCACCCAGACCACATTCACGGAAACAACCCCATAATAAAGGTTTTTCTCTCCTCGAAGATACTTATTCATCCGACGGCCCTTGACTATGTCGCTCCAAGAAGCGAAGGCATAGAGGAAGGAGACGAGATAGGTTTCGGAAAGCAGCGACTCCAGGTGATTCATACCCCGGGACACTGCCCGGAACATGTCTCCTTTGTAGTCGGGAACAATATTTTTCTGGGCGATACGGTATTTGTTTCAGGGTGTGGAAACGTGAAGTTCAGGGGGAAAGTCGAAGACCTATACGAAACCTTTGCCTTTAAGCTCTCCGGTCTTCCCGACAGCCTCAGGATGTTCTGCGGTCACGACTACGCAGAGACTAACCTCAGATTCGCCCTTGAACTTGCACCGGAGAACAAAGCCGCGCAGAAAAAGCTCAAGGAAATCCCCGAGGACAAGTTTCCCCGTTCAACTCTGGGGGAGGAGAGAACTTATAATCCTTTTATGAGAACGAGTGATCCGCGTATTCTGGACTCGCTCAGGGAAAAGGATCCGTCTTTGGGAAGTGATCCGATGGCGATTTTCATAAAGTTAAGAGAACTCAGGAACATATGGTAG
- a CDS encoding MoaD/ThiS family protein, with product MVSVRIPTPLRKLSEDRDELDIEASTVSALIEELESECPGIKNRLCDESGNVRRFINLYVNDEDIRFLEGVETKLKDGDVVSIIPAIAGG from the coding sequence ATGGTATCGGTAAGAATTCCAACCCCTCTTAGAAAGCTCTCAGAAGACAGGGACGAGCTTGACATAGAAGCATCCACGGTATCCGCGCTAATAGAGGAACTTGAGAGTGAGTGTCCGGGAATAAAGAACAGGCTCTGCGATGAGAGCGGAAACGTGAGAAGGTTTATAAATCTCTACGTTAATGATGAAGATATAAGGTTTCTTGAAGGAGTAGAAACGAAGCTTAAAGACGGAGACGTCGTATCAATCATTCCGGCGATAGCCGGAGGGTAG